A DNA window from Methanobacterium sp. contains the following coding sequences:
- a CDS encoding ABC transporter ATP-binding protein: MNNKVLEFNDVWKTYKMGTENIQALRGINLTINKGSFIAIMGPSGSGKSTLLHLAGILDIPSKGTVLLNGKNIKEYTGNEQAELRRKNIGFIFQRYNLMPQLTTLENVMLPMISPDSEKAKKLLDKVGLSDKYDRYHTQLSGGEQQRVAIARALANDPSILLADEPTGELDTVNTRKIMGLLKSLNEEKGLTIIIVTHNPLAAEFVEEVIKMQDGDILDLGW, encoded by the coding sequence ATGAATAACAAAGTGCTGGAATTTAATGATGTATGGAAAACATATAAAATGGGAACCGAAAATATACAGGCACTCCGCGGTATAAACCTAACCATAAACAAAGGTTCATTTATTGCCATAATGGGGCCTTCTGGATCTGGAAAATCAACACTACTTCACCTGGCTGGAATTCTTGATATACCAAGTAAAGGAACTGTTCTACTAAATGGAAAAAATATTAAAGAGTATACAGGGAATGAACAGGCCGAACTTAGAAGAAAAAATATTGGGTTCATATTTCAGCGTTATAACCTAATGCCACAGCTTACAACATTAGAAAATGTTATGCTGCCTATGATTTCACCAGATTCCGAAAAAGCAAAAAAACTCCTTGACAAGGTAGGATTATCCGACAAATACGACCGTTATCATACACAGCTTTCAGGTGGAGAACAGCAGAGGGTGGCCATTGCTAGGGCTTTAGCCAATGATCCATCTATTTTACTTGCCGATGAACCTACAGGAGAACTCGATACAGTAAATACACGTAAAATAATGGGATTACTAAAAAGTCTAAATGAAGAAAAGGGATTAACTATTATTATAGTAACCCACAATCCTCTCGCTGCAGAATTCGTAGAGGAAGTGATTAAAATGCAGGATGGTGACATTTTAGATTTAGGATGGTAA
- a CDS encoding helix-turn-helix transcriptional regulator yields the protein MKTRIKEYRKELKMTQEELAEAVEVTRQTIIALEQGRYNPSLILAYRITKALKREYIEEVFELEDIRI from the coding sequence ATGAAAACAAGAATTAAAGAATATAGAAAAGAACTTAAAATGACTCAAGAGGAGTTAGCAGAAGCTGTTGAAGTAACACGGCAGACAATTATAGCTTTAGAACAGGGTAGGTATAACCCCTCTCTAATTTTAGCCTACAGAATTACTAAAGCTCTCAAAAGGGAATACATTGAGGAGGTATTCGAACTGGAGGACATAAGAATATGA